A genome region from Acidobacteriota bacterium includes the following:
- a CDS encoding type II secretion system GspH family protein, protein MMRFHRSGQRGISFIEMLVALAVLSILASAAIPMVQWDDKRRREKKLRTHLEQMRQAIDSFKAYSEAGMIVMDDVDQLGYPADLESLVEGVAVGNSNSPFSETIKFLSRIPVDPFTGEAEWGLRSYQDDFDSDSWGRENVFDVYSLSESQALDETWYMDW, encoded by the coding sequence ATGATGCGATTCCACCGATCAGGCCAACGCGGTATCAGCTTCATCGAGATGCTGGTGGCGTTGGCGGTCCTCTCCATCCTGGCGTCGGCCGCCATTCCGATGGTGCAATGGGACGACAAGCGACGGCGAGAGAAAAAGCTTCGCACCCACCTCGAGCAGATGCGTCAGGCCATCGATTCCTTCAAGGCCTACTCCGAGGCCGGCATGATCGTGATGGACGATGTGGATCAGCTGGGTTACCCGGCGGATCTCGAGAGCCTCGTCGAGGGTGTGGCGGTCGGAAATTCCAACTCGCCGTTCTCCGAGACCATCAAGTTTCTATCGCGGATTCCGGTCGACCCGTTCACCGGCGAAGCGGAGTGGGGGCTGCGGTCCTATCAGGACGATTTCGATTCGGATAGTTGGGGACGGGAGAACGTCTTCGACGTCTACAGTCTGTCGGAGTCGCAGGCTCTCGACGAGACCTGGTACATGGACTGGTAA
- the acs gene encoding acetate--CoA ligase, with protein MSDPHGLDALLDENRRFPPSDSFREAAVVRDEQVYERAAADPLAFWESFAEELDWSRPWDSVREGEGPDTRWFVGGKLNVADNCLDRHLRQGRRNQAALIWEGEPGDRRTLTYGDLHREVVRFGHALRELGIDRGDRVAIYLPMIPEAAIAMLACARIGAIHSVVFGGFSADSLRQRINDAGARLVITSDGAHRRGKILPLKEITDDALKETPTIESVVVVKRLGHDIPMKDGRDHWYHDILPQRAVTCEPVEMDSNDPLFTLYTSGTTGKPKGIVHSTGGYLVGTYATSRWVFDLRPDDVYWCTADVGWITGHSYIVYGPLAAGATVLMYEGAPNYPHRGRVWEICERHSVTVFYTAPTAIRAFMKWGVDHLTPHDLSALRLLGSVGEPINPEAWTWYHQHVGGGRCPIVDTWWQTETGQILLTPLPGVTTTKPGSATRPFPGIDATILDDEGKEIEVGGGFLAIRGGWPARTLGIWGDDQRFIETYWSLWDRNTYFPGDGAKRDADGYFWILGRVDDVMNVSGHRLGTMEIESALVDHDAVAEAAVIGVPHEIKGTAVVAFVSLRDGQVADEALNDEIRQHVAAKIGALARPEELLFAADLPKTRSGKIMRRLLRDIAEGKALGDTTTLADPAVVQSLRDRYEADGSVD; from the coding sequence ATGAGCGATCCGCACGGCCTCGATGCACTTCTGGACGAGAACCGGCGGTTTCCCCCGTCCGATTCGTTTCGCGAGGCTGCAGTTGTCCGGGACGAGCAGGTCTACGAACGCGCGGCGGCGGACCCGCTGGCGTTCTGGGAGTCCTTTGCCGAGGAGTTGGACTGGAGCCGGCCCTGGGATTCCGTCCGCGAGGGCGAGGGCCCCGACACCCGCTGGTTCGTCGGCGGCAAGCTCAACGTCGCCGACAACTGCCTCGATCGCCACCTGCGTCAGGGTCGACGTAACCAGGCCGCCCTGATCTGGGAGGGCGAACCCGGCGACCGTCGAACGTTGACCTACGGTGATCTCCACCGCGAGGTCGTGCGATTCGGCCACGCGCTGCGAGAGTTGGGGATCGACCGCGGCGACCGCGTCGCGATCTATCTGCCGATGATTCCGGAGGCCGCCATCGCGATGTTGGCCTGCGCGCGAATCGGCGCCATCCACAGTGTCGTGTTTGGTGGCTTCTCTGCGGACTCCCTTCGTCAACGGATCAACGATGCCGGGGCGCGTCTCGTCATCACGTCGGACGGAGCCCATCGGCGCGGAAAGATATTGCCGCTCAAGGAGATCACCGACGACGCGTTGAAGGAGACTCCCACCATCGAATCGGTGGTCGTCGTCAAACGTCTCGGCCATGACATCCCGATGAAGGACGGTCGTGACCACTGGTACCACGATATCCTCCCGCAGCGGGCCGTGACCTGCGAGCCGGTCGAGATGGACAGCAACGACCCGCTTTTCACGCTCTACACCTCCGGCACCACCGGCAAGCCGAAAGGCATCGTGCATTCCACCGGTGGCTATCTGGTCGGGACGTATGCGACCAGCCGCTGGGTGTTCGATCTGCGACCGGATGATGTCTACTGGTGCACCGCAGACGTCGGCTGGATCACCGGTCACTCGTACATCGTGTACGGCCCTCTTGCGGCAGGCGCGACAGTCTTGATGTACGAAGGGGCACCGAACTATCCCCATCGTGGACGCGTCTGGGAGATCTGCGAACGTCACTCCGTCACCGTGTTCTACACCGCACCGACGGCGATCCGTGCCTTCATGAAGTGGGGCGTCGATCACCTCACACCGCACGACCTCTCCGCGTTGCGGCTGCTGGGTAGCGTCGGCGAACCGATCAATCCCGAAGCCTGGACCTGGTACCACCAGCATGTCGGTGGCGGTCGTTGCCCGATCGTCGATACCTGGTGGCAGACCGAGACCGGCCAGATCCTGCTGACGCCATTGCCGGGCGTGACGACCACCAAACCGGGTTCGGCCACGCGACCGTTTCCGGGGATCGATGCGACGATCCTCGACGACGAGGGGAAAGAGATCGAGGTCGGCGGCGGCTTCCTGGCGATCCGTGGTGGATGGCCGGCACGGACGCTCGGGATCTGGGGTGACGACCAACGGTTCATCGAGACTTACTGGTCCCTCTGGGATCGCAACACCTACTTCCCGGGCGACGGGGCCAAGCGAGATGCGGACGGCTACTTCTGGATTCTGGGTCGTGTCGACGACGTGATGAACGTCTCGGGGCATCGGCTGGGGACGATGGAGATCGAATCGGCGCTGGTCGATCACGATGCGGTGGCCGAGGCCGCGGTCATCGGTGTGCCCCACGAGATCAAGGGCACGGCGGTGGTCGCGTTCGTCAGTCTGCGGGACGGGCAGGTCGCTGACGAGGCGCTGAACGACGAGATCCGTCAACATGTCGCCGCGAAGATCGGAGCGCTCGCCCGTCCGGAGGAACTGCTGTTCGCCGCCGATCTACCGAAGACGCGCTCCGGGAAGATCATGCGACGGTTGCTGCGGGACATTGCCGAGGGCAAGGCGCTTGGCGACACGACGACGCTCGCCGACCCCGCCGTCGTGCAGTCGCTGAGGGATCGTTACGAGGCCGACGGCTCCGTCGACTAG